One genomic window of Pseudomonas aeruginosa includes the following:
- a CDS encoding amidohydrolase family protein translates to MAELYDGPIVDAHHHFWDPQANYHPWLAEDAKIPFRYGDYSAIKRRYLPADYFGDVGAHRVVETVYVETEWDPRDPLGETRFVHHLAERHGAPHAVVAQAWLDAPDAAEVLAAQAGFARVRSVRHKPGGPQRPQQVGELRSLMSDERWRRGYAELARHGLHFDLQTPWWNLAEAACLARDFPDTLIVLNHAGLPSDRSEEGLAAWQRAMARFAECPNVALKISGIGQAGRRWSVEDNAWIVRESIALFGVERAMFASNFPVDSLCGSFDDIYGGFKRIVADLPYADQERLFHSNARRIYRTVPDTVRLQQASPDPRTSP, encoded by the coding sequence ATGGCTGAGCTGTACGACGGGCCGATCGTCGACGCCCATCATCATTTCTGGGACCCGCAGGCGAACTACCACCCCTGGCTCGCGGAGGACGCCAAGATTCCGTTCCGCTACGGCGACTACAGCGCGATCAAGCGCCGCTACCTGCCGGCGGACTACTTCGGCGACGTCGGCGCACACCGGGTGGTCGAGACGGTCTACGTGGAAACCGAGTGGGACCCGCGCGATCCGCTCGGCGAAACCCGCTTCGTGCATCACCTCGCCGAACGCCATGGCGCGCCCCACGCGGTGGTGGCGCAGGCCTGGCTGGACGCGCCGGACGCCGCCGAGGTGCTGGCGGCGCAGGCGGGCTTCGCACGGGTCCGCAGCGTCCGCCACAAGCCCGGCGGTCCGCAACGCCCGCAACAGGTCGGCGAGCTGCGCAGCCTGATGAGCGACGAGCGCTGGCGTCGCGGCTATGCCGAGCTGGCCCGGCACGGCCTGCACTTCGACCTGCAGACACCCTGGTGGAACCTCGCCGAGGCCGCATGCCTGGCGCGCGACTTCCCCGATACGCTGATCGTGCTCAACCACGCCGGCCTGCCGTCCGATCGCAGCGAGGAGGGGCTGGCCGCCTGGCAACGGGCCATGGCGCGCTTCGCCGAATGCCCCAACGTGGCGTTGAAGATCTCCGGCATCGGCCAGGCCGGCCGGCGCTGGAGCGTCGAGGACAACGCCTGGATCGTCCGCGAAAGCATCGCCCTGTTCGGCGTCGAGCGGGCGATGTTCGCCAGCAACTTCCCGGTGGACAGCCTGTGCGGCTCGTTCGACGACATCTATGGCGGTTTCAAACGCATCGTCGCCGACCTGCCGTACGCCGACCAGGAACGGCTTTTCCATAGCAACGCGCGGCGCATCTACCGCACCGTACCCGACACCGTGCGCCTGCAGCAGGCGTCGCCCGACCCGAGGACTTCCCCATGA
- a CDS encoding MFS transporter, whose amino-acid sequence MAQAQTAVLQADPAQDKATAAKPSNVRWRIFAIVFALTVINLVDRVSLSIAMPTIAGEFQLTPSMQGLILSSFFWAYALLQIPGGWLIDRYGPRRVIGWSTGLWGAFQTLAAFASGGLSLMFARVALGAAEAPLFPSGGKLNSLWLGSSERSRGAVLMDCGGPLGVALGGLVIAYLIAVLGSWRSAFFIAGIATLAMAWLAWHYLRDDPAEHPGVNAAELGRINADRTTPLAEADCQAGGRLGIAGRSLVGIVLGRASWAMVFFGLLTWGPSYLAQARGFDIKGIGAATFVIFLCGAVGSLVGGFLCDLLIRKGVRRGLAAKGLLTVSGLAALVAFLLLPSLEDAYAAVTLLALTAFFLMWGSLYWSFPALLAAPARVGLVGGVMNMAGSLGGIAVPILVGLLLQHLGGYAAVLGFFALCSAAFIAGTLLISLDKTEAKHG is encoded by the coding sequence ATGGCTCAGGCACAGACCGCCGTGCTCCAGGCTGATCCTGCCCAGGACAAGGCCACTGCCGCAAAACCCAGCAACGTCCGCTGGCGCATCTTCGCCATCGTCTTCGCCCTGACGGTGATCAACCTGGTCGACCGGGTCTCGCTGTCCATCGCCATGCCCACCATCGCCGGTGAATTCCAGCTCACGCCGAGCATGCAGGGGCTGATCCTCAGCAGCTTCTTCTGGGCCTACGCGCTGTTGCAGATTCCCGGCGGCTGGCTGATCGACCGCTACGGCCCGCGCCGGGTGATCGGCTGGTCCACCGGCCTCTGGGGAGCCTTCCAGACCCTCGCGGCCTTCGCCAGCGGCGGCCTGTCGCTGATGTTCGCCCGGGTCGCCCTGGGCGCGGCGGAAGCGCCGCTGTTCCCCTCCGGCGGCAAGCTCAACTCGCTGTGGCTGGGCTCCAGCGAACGCAGCCGCGGCGCCGTGCTGATGGACTGCGGAGGGCCGCTGGGCGTCGCTCTCGGCGGACTGGTCATCGCCTACCTGATCGCCGTGCTCGGCTCCTGGCGCAGCGCCTTCTTCATCGCCGGCATCGCCACCCTGGCCATGGCCTGGCTGGCCTGGCACTACCTGCGCGACGACCCGGCCGAGCATCCCGGGGTCAACGCCGCCGAGCTGGGCCGGATCAACGCCGACCGCACCACCCCGCTCGCCGAAGCGGACTGCCAGGCCGGCGGAAGACTGGGCATCGCCGGCCGCTCCCTGGTCGGTATCGTCCTCGGCCGCGCCAGTTGGGCCATGGTGTTCTTCGGCCTGCTGACCTGGGGTCCTAGCTACCTGGCGCAGGCGCGCGGTTTCGATATCAAGGGTATCGGCGCCGCGACCTTCGTCATCTTCCTCTGCGGCGCCGTCGGTTCCCTGGTCGGCGGCTTCCTCTGCGACCTGCTGATCCGCAAGGGCGTGCGCCGCGGCCTGGCGGCCAAGGGCCTGCTGACGGTCTCGGGCCTCGCGGCGCTGGTCGCCTTCCTGCTGTTGCCGAGCCTGGAAGATGCCTATGCCGCCGTGACCCTGCTGGCGCTGACCGCCTTCTTCCTGATGTGGGGCAGCCTGTACTGGAGCTTTCCGGCCTTGCTCGCCGCTCCGGCCCGGGTCGGCCTGGTCGGCGGGGTGATGAACATGGCCGGCAGCCTCGGCGGCATCGCCGTGCCGATCCTGGTCGGGCTGCTGCTGCAACACCTGGGCGGATATGCCGCGGTGCTGGGCTTCTTCGCCCTCTGCTCGGCAGCCTTCATCGCCGGCACCCTGCTGATTTCCCTGGACAAGACCGAGGCAAAGCATGGCTGA
- a CDS encoding Bug family tripartite tricarboxylate transporter substrate binding protein yields the protein MRTAYARSVPSFLAACALLCCTTLPALAAAWKPEENLEIVVAGGPGGGTDQLARLVQSAISQNKLLDVNTVVLNKGGGNGAEAFLDLKLAKGNAHKLVIGTNNVYLLPLVARLGYQWTDLTPVAAVAEDDFILWTYQAAPWADAAAFLADLKKDAAGMRFGGSQSKDVDQTLSLLLGKQVGGKLTYIPFKSGSEASIQLAGRHIAANLNNPAESLSQWRGGQVRPLCVFSHERMIYTAKVAAEQSWADIPTCHEQGLGIDQYRFPRTVFLPGGVSDEQRAFYVELMRKVSQTAEFRDYVERSALAPTFLAGEDLVSYIEKDRQRVIPLFQEAGWLRQ from the coding sequence ATGCGTACCGCATATGCGCGCTCCGTCCCCTCCTTCCTGGCCGCTTGCGCCCTGCTCTGCTGCACCACCCTGCCCGCCCTGGCGGCTGCCTGGAAACCCGAAGAGAACCTGGAGATCGTCGTCGCCGGCGGTCCCGGTGGCGGCACCGACCAACTCGCCCGCCTGGTCCAGTCGGCGATCAGCCAGAACAAGCTGCTCGACGTCAACACCGTGGTGCTGAACAAGGGCGGCGGCAACGGCGCCGAAGCTTTCCTCGACCTGAAGCTGGCCAAGGGCAACGCGCACAAGCTGGTGATCGGCACCAACAATGTCTACCTGCTGCCGTTGGTGGCCCGGCTGGGCTACCAATGGACCGACCTGACGCCGGTGGCGGCGGTGGCCGAGGACGACTTCATCCTCTGGACCTACCAGGCGGCGCCGTGGGCGGACGCCGCGGCGTTCCTCGCCGATCTGAAGAAGGACGCGGCAGGCATGCGCTTCGGCGGCAGCCAGTCGAAGGACGTCGACCAGACTCTAAGCCTGCTGCTCGGCAAGCAGGTCGGCGGCAAGCTGACCTACATCCCCTTCAAGAGCGGCAGCGAGGCGTCCATCCAGTTGGCCGGCAGGCACATCGCCGCCAACCTCAACAACCCGGCGGAAAGCCTCAGCCAGTGGCGCGGCGGCCAGGTCCGGCCGCTCTGCGTGTTCAGCCACGAGCGCATGATCTACACCGCCAAGGTCGCTGCCGAGCAGTCCTGGGCGGACATCCCCACCTGCCACGAGCAGGGCCTGGGCATCGACCAGTACCGCTTCCCGCGCACCGTGTTCCTGCCCGGCGGAGTCAGCGACGAGCAGCGCGCCTTCTACGTCGAGTTGATGCGCAAGGTCAGCCAGACCGCCGAGTTCAGGGACTATGTCGAACGCTCGGCGCTGGCGCCGACCTTCCTCGCAGGCGAGGACCTGGTTAGCTACATCGAGAAGGACCGCCAGCGCGTCATCCCGCTGTTCCAGGAAGCCGGCTGGCTTCGCCAGTAA
- a CDS encoding tripartite tricarboxylate transporter TctB family protein: protein MSSSSDAPLVATRWVEIGLALFTAALGAIVMYGSQDIGIGWGDSGPEAGYFPFYIGLLLSAASLGNLLLALCRWRALGTSFVARTAFRRVLAVFLPIAAYVAAMPFAGIYLASALFIAWFMWRDRSRDKPYGVPLIVTLSCGAALASYLVFAVWFKVPLDAGILVDLAAFVGSARP, encoded by the coding sequence ATGTCCAGCTCATCCGATGCGCCGCTGGTCGCCACCCGCTGGGTGGAGATCGGCCTGGCGCTGTTCACCGCCGCGCTCGGCGCGATCGTCATGTACGGCAGCCAGGATATCGGCATCGGCTGGGGCGACAGCGGCCCCGAGGCCGGCTATTTCCCCTTCTACATCGGCCTGCTGCTGAGCGCCGCCAGCCTCGGCAACCTGCTCTTGGCCCTGTGCCGCTGGCGGGCGCTGGGTACCTCGTTCGTCGCCCGCACGGCCTTTCGCCGGGTGCTTGCGGTGTTCCTGCCGATCGCCGCCTACGTGGCGGCCATGCCGTTCGCCGGGATCTACCTCGCCTCCGCGTTGTTCATCGCCTGGTTCATGTGGCGCGACCGTAGCCGCGACAAACCCTACGGCGTGCCGCTGATCGTCACGCTGTCCTGCGGTGCGGCGCTGGCCAGCTACCTGGTCTTCGCCGTCTGGTTCAAGGTCCCGCTGGATGCCGGAATACTGGTCGACCTTGCGGCCTTCGTCGGGAGCGCCAGGCCATGA
- a CDS encoding tripartite tricarboxylate transporter permease, producing MSEFDSLMQGMSLVLSAHHLGLMVIGVLLGILVGVLPGLGAPNGVALLLPLTFSMSPVSAIILLSCMYWGALFGGSITSILFNIPGEPSSVATTFDGYPMARNGQAGEALTAAFTSALLGALVGVLLLTFLSTHIARFALAFSSPEFFAVYLLAFCTFIGMSRNPPLKTLVAMTIGFAMAAVGMDTVSGELRLTFDQPWLLSGLSFEVAVIGLFGIGEILCTVEEGLVFRGERARITPMVILRTWARLPRYWLTWLRSALVGCWMGVTPGGPTAASFMSYSLARRFSKNRENFGKGEVEGVIAPETADHSAGTSALLPMLTLGIPGSATAAVMLGGLMIWGLHPGPTLFVEQHDFVWGLIASMYLGNVVSLIVVLATVPLFASILRIPFAIVAPIIVMVCAIGAYSVHNAMLDVVLMLLFGALGYLFKKLGYPIAPLVLAAVLGDKAEDAFRQSMLFSDGQLSVFWSNPLVASLTGAALAMLLWPLLARCAGALFRRGRRSLRHAA from the coding sequence ATGAGCGAATTCGATTCCCTGATGCAGGGCATGAGCCTGGTCCTCAGCGCCCATCACCTCGGCCTGATGGTGATCGGCGTGCTGCTCGGCATCCTGGTCGGCGTGCTGCCAGGCCTCGGTGCGCCGAACGGGGTGGCGCTGCTGCTGCCGCTGACCTTCAGCATGTCGCCGGTGTCGGCGATCATCCTGCTTTCCTGCATGTACTGGGGCGCGTTGTTCGGCGGCTCGATCACCTCGATCCTGTTCAACATCCCCGGCGAGCCGTCGTCGGTGGCCACCACTTTCGACGGCTACCCGATGGCGCGCAACGGCCAGGCCGGCGAAGCGCTGACCGCCGCCTTCACCTCGGCGCTCCTCGGGGCGCTGGTCGGCGTGCTGCTGCTGACCTTCCTGTCCACCCATATCGCTCGCTTCGCCCTGGCGTTCAGCTCGCCCGAGTTCTTCGCCGTCTACCTGCTGGCGTTCTGCACCTTCATCGGCATGAGCCGCAACCCGCCATTGAAGACCCTGGTGGCGATGACCATCGGCTTCGCCATGGCCGCCGTGGGCATGGATACCGTGTCCGGCGAGCTGCGCCTGACCTTCGACCAGCCCTGGCTGCTTTCCGGGCTGAGTTTCGAGGTGGCGGTGATCGGCCTGTTCGGCATCGGCGAGATCCTCTGCACGGTGGAGGAAGGCCTGGTGTTTCGCGGCGAGCGCGCACGCATCACGCCGATGGTGATCCTGCGTACCTGGGCCAGGCTGCCGCGCTACTGGCTGACCTGGCTGCGCAGCGCGCTGGTCGGCTGCTGGATGGGCGTCACTCCGGGCGGCCCCACCGCCGCCTCGTTCATGAGCTACAGCCTGGCGCGGCGCTTCTCGAAGAACCGCGAGAACTTCGGCAAGGGCGAGGTGGAAGGCGTGATCGCTCCGGAGACAGCCGACCATAGCGCCGGCACCAGCGCCCTGCTGCCGATGCTGACGCTCGGCATCCCCGGCTCGGCGACCGCCGCGGTGATGCTCGGTGGCCTGATGATCTGGGGGCTGCATCCCGGGCCGACGCTGTTCGTCGAACAGCACGACTTCGTCTGGGGCCTGATCGCCAGCATGTACCTGGGCAACGTGGTCAGCCTGATCGTGGTACTGGCGACCGTGCCGCTGTTCGCCTCGATCCTGCGGATTCCGTTCGCCATCGTCGCACCGATCATCGTCATGGTCTGCGCCATCGGCGCCTACTCGGTGCACAACGCCATGCTCGACGTGGTCCTGATGCTGCTGTTCGGCGCGCTCGGCTACCTGTTCAAGAAACTCGGCTACCCCATCGCCCCGCTGGTGCTCGCCGCGGTGCTCGGCGACAAGGCCGAGGACGCGTTCCGCCAGTCGATGCTGTTCTCCGACGGGCAACTCTCGGTGTTCTGGTCCAACCCGCTGGTGGCCAGCCTGACCGGCGCGGCGCTGGCGATGCTGCT